One window from the genome of Osmerus mordax isolate fOsmMor3 chromosome 19, fOsmMor3.pri, whole genome shotgun sequence encodes:
- the srrt gene encoding serrate RNA effector molecule homolog isoform X1 — MADSDDEYDRRRRDKFRRERSDYDRSREREDRRRDEWNDREWERGRERRSRGEYRDYERGRRERFSPPRHDMSPQQKRMRRDWDDHGGEPYHGGYDLGYGGSGGPSYAPPQPWGPPDLHLMQHHHSIPIQARLGNIHDLDLCPPPPLMKTFKEFLLSLDDSVDEGEAVKRYNEYKMDFRRQQMQDFFLTHKDEEWFRSKYHPDEAGRRRAETHSALQNRLNVYMFLMENGWFDNVSLDIERGPAIVKVLDAAVIKMEGGTDHDLRVLELPSEEEEERGPEPPKREEPRGAVGDSKPPEEKEDKEKGEGEAACAERAGAAAVDAPGGEEKREGEDGMVQTPAAKKQGKKRKRKHSGDSEDEASASESESDSDSDSNSRSSDKPAEREEGEEKEDEEEEEEGETRGNEGKEEKGKGREPGREVEKEDKKTKEDQPPRPRPLHRTCSLFLRSIAPSISKAEIVSLCRRYPGFLRVCLSDPHPERRFYRRCWVTFDRSVNIKEVCWNLQNIRLRDCELAPGVNRDLARRIRNVNGITQHKQVLRNDIKLSAKLIHALDERGQLWSHRPQGDSPGLELPGQNPIMKNITDYLIEEVSAEEEELLGSVGGADPEEGTREGNPAEITVERDDNLVTVLDRLLFYLRVVHSIDYYNSCEYPSEDEMPNRCGLMHVRGPIPPNRVTHGEVSQWQKTFEEKLLPLFSVKETLSEDEAGKMGRKDPEQEVEKFVLANTQELGKDKWLCPLSGKKFKGPEFVRKHILNKHGDKIEEVKKEVEFFNNFLLDAKRPTLPEIKSNMPPGPGQGLLSPGLPFPPQGHQGLMGFGQPRPPIMGYGGGPPYPPNPYGGGGGRGNYDNFRGQGGGYQGKPRNNRMSRGDPRNIIEYRDLDAPDDVEFF; from the exons ATGGCAGACAGCGATGATGAATATGATCGCAGGAGAAGGGACAAGTTCCGCCGTGAGAGGAGTGACTATGAccgctccagagagagagaggacaggcggAGAGATGAGTGGAACGACAG GGAGTGGGAGCGCGGCCGGGAGCGTCGGAGCCGGGGAGAGTACCGGGACTACGAGAGGGGGCGCAGGGAGCGCTTCTCCCCCCCTCGACACGACATGAGCCCCCAGCAGAAACGCATGAGGAGAGACTG GGACGACCATGGAGGGGAGCCTTACCACGGAGGCTATGACCTGGGCTACGGGGGTAGTGGAGGGCCCAGCTacgcccccccccagccctggggCCCCCCAGATCTCCACCTGATGCAGCACCACCACAGCATCCCCATCCAGGCCAG gcTGGGCAACATCCACGACTTGGACCTGTGTCCTCCGCCGCCGCTGATGAAGACGTTTAAGGAGTTCCTGCTGTCTCTGGATGACTCTGTTGACGAGGGCGAGGCCGTGAAGAGATACAATGAGTACAAGATGGACTTCAGACGGCAGCAAATGCAGGACTTCTTCCTCACTCACAAAGATGAGGAGTG GTTCAGGTCCAAGTACCACCCAGACGAGGCGGGGCGGCGGCGGGCGGAGACCCACAGCGCCCTGCAGAACAGGCTGAACGTGTACATGTTCCTCATGGAGAACGGCTGGTTCGACAACGTCTCCCTGGACATCGAGCGCGGTCCGGCCATCGTCAAGGTCCTAGACGCAG cGGTGatcaagatggagggagggacggatcaCGACCTGAGGGTCCTGGAGCTTccctcggaggaggaggaggagcgaggccCCGAGCCGCCCAAGAGGGAGGAGCCCCGGGGTGCGGTCGGGGACAGCAAACCtccggaggagaaggaggacaaggagaag GGCGAGGGCGAGGCCGCCTGTGCCGAGAGGGCAGGAGCGGCCGCAGTCGACGCcccggggggagaggagaagagggagggggaggacggcATGGTGCAGACACCCGCAGCCAAGAAG CAgggaaagaagaggaagaggaagcacAGCGGCGACAGCGAGGACGAGGCCAGCGCCTCCGAGAGCGAGTCCGACTCTGACTCTGACTCCAACTCTCGCTCGTCCGACAAaccggcagagagagaggagggggaggaaaaggaggatgaggaggaagaggaagagggggaaa CTCGTGGCAACGAGGGCAAAGAGGAGAAGGGCAAGGGGAGGGAgccggggagggaggtggagaaggaggacaagAAGACGAAGGAGGACCagccccccaggcccaggcctctCCACAGGACCTGCTCTCTGTTCCTCAGGAGCatcgctccctccatctccaaggCGGAGATTGTCTCT ctgtgCAGGAGGTACCCTGGGTTCCTGCGCGTGTGTCTGTCAGACCCCCACCCGGAACGCAG GTTCTACAGGCGTTGCTGGGTGACGTTCGATCGCAGCGTGAACATCAAGGAGGTCTGCTGGAACCTGCAGAACATCAGA ctgcgGGACTGTGAGCTGGCCCCCGGGGTGAACAGGGACCTGGCTCGCAGGATCCGCAACGTGAACGGCATCACGCAGCACAAGCAGGTGCTGCGCAACGACATCAAGCTGTCGGCCAAGCTGATCCACGCTCTGGACGAGCGGGGCCAGCTGTGGAGCCACCGCCCCCAGGGAGACTCCCCGGGACtggag CTGCCAGGCCAGAACCCCATCATGAAGAACATCACAGACTACCTGATAGAGGAGGTGagcgcggaggaggaggagctactGGGCAGCGTGGGCGGGGCCGACCCAGAGGAGGGCACCAGGGAGGGCAACCCTGCAGAGATCACCGTGGAGAGAGACGACAACCTGGTCACG GTGCTGGACCGGCTACTGTTCTACCTGCGTGTGGTACATTCCATCGACTACTACAACTCGTGCGAGTACCCGAGCGAGGATGAGATGCCCAACCGCTGTGGCCTGATGCACGTACGGGGGCCCATCCCTCCCAACAGGGTGACCCACGGAGAGG tgtccCAGTGGCAGAAGACGTTTGAGGAGAAGCTGCTTCCTCTGTTCAGTGTGAAGGAGACTCTGTCTGAGGACGAGGCTGGGAAGATGGGGCGGAAGGATCCGGAACAGGAGGTGGAGAAGTTTGTGTTGGCCAACACCCAGGAGCTGGGCAAGGACAAGTGGCTATGCCCTCTCAGCGGGAAGAAGTTTAAG GGACCAGAGTTTGTACGTAAGCACATCCTGAATAAACACGGGGACAAGAttgaggaggtgaagaaggaggtggagttCTTTAACAACTTCCTGCTGGATGCCAAGCGCCCGACCCTCCCTGAGATCAAGTCCAACATGCCTCCTGGACCAGGACaag ggctgctctcccctggcctgcccttccctccccagggaCACCAGGGCCTCATGGGGTTTGGCCAGCCTCGGCCTCCCATCATGGGCTACGGAG gtggGCCCCCATACCCACCCAACCCCTACGGAGGGGGGGGCGGCCGGGGTAACTATGACAACTTCcgtgggcagggggggggctaCCAGGGGAAGCCCCGTAACAACAG gatGAGCAGAGGAGATCCTCGCAACATCATTGAGTATCGTGACCTGGATGCTCCGGATGATGTGGAATTCTTCTAG
- the srrt gene encoding serrate RNA effector molecule homolog isoform X2, whose translation MVFIPPPFFFFFSYIYFDQIEFPNRNRIVRSQTQYEGEVEHISTEENPLYIYVLLNWEKIRFRSKYHPDEAGRRRAETHSALQNRLNVYMFLMENGWFDNVSLDIERGPAIVKVLDAAVIKMEGGTDHDLRVLELPSEEEEERGPEPPKREEPRGAVGDSKPPEEKEDKEKGEGEAACAERAGAAAVDAPGGEEKREGEDGMVQTPAAKKQGKKRKRKHSGDSEDEASASESESDSDSDSNSRSSDKPAEREEGEEKEDEEEEEEGETRGNEGKEEKGKGREPGREVEKEDKKTKEDQPPRPRPLHRTCSLFLRSIAPSISKAEIVSLCRRYPGFLRVCLSDPHPERRFYRRCWVTFDRSVNIKEVCWNLQNIRLRDCELAPGVNRDLARRIRNVNGITQHKQVLRNDIKLSAKLIHALDERGQLWSHRPQGDSPGLELPGQNPIMKNITDYLIEEVSAEEEELLGSVGGADPEEGTREGNPAEITVERDDNLVTVLDRLLFYLRVVHSIDYYNSCEYPSEDEMPNRCGLMHVRGPIPPNRVTHGEVSQWQKTFEEKLLPLFSVKETLSEDEAGKMGRKDPEQEVEKFVLANTQELGKDKWLCPLSGKKFKGPEFVRKHILNKHGDKIEEVKKEVEFFNNFLLDAKRPTLPEIKSNMPPGPGQGLLSPGLPFPPQGHQGLMGFGQPRPPIMGYGGGPPYPPNPYGGGGGRGNYDNFRGQGGGYQGKPRNNRMSRGDPRNIIEYRDLDAPDDVEFF comes from the exons ATGGTTTTTATCCCCCctccattttttttctttttttcgtaCATATATTTCGATCAAATCGAATTCCCTAACCGAAATCGAATTGTGCGTTCACAAACACAGTATGAGGGTGAAGTGGAGCACATTTCTACAGAAGAGAACCCTCTCTATATATATGTGTTGTTAAACTGGGAGAAGATAAG GTTCAGGTCCAAGTACCACCCAGACGAGGCGGGGCGGCGGCGGGCGGAGACCCACAGCGCCCTGCAGAACAGGCTGAACGTGTACATGTTCCTCATGGAGAACGGCTGGTTCGACAACGTCTCCCTGGACATCGAGCGCGGTCCGGCCATCGTCAAGGTCCTAGACGCAG cGGTGatcaagatggagggagggacggatcaCGACCTGAGGGTCCTGGAGCTTccctcggaggaggaggaggagcgaggccCCGAGCCGCCCAAGAGGGAGGAGCCCCGGGGTGCGGTCGGGGACAGCAAACCtccggaggagaaggaggacaaggagaag GGCGAGGGCGAGGCCGCCTGTGCCGAGAGGGCAGGAGCGGCCGCAGTCGACGCcccggggggagaggagaagagggagggggaggacggcATGGTGCAGACACCCGCAGCCAAGAAG CAgggaaagaagaggaagaggaagcacAGCGGCGACAGCGAGGACGAGGCCAGCGCCTCCGAGAGCGAGTCCGACTCTGACTCTGACTCCAACTCTCGCTCGTCCGACAAaccggcagagagagaggagggggaggaaaaggaggatgaggaggaagaggaagagggggaaa CTCGTGGCAACGAGGGCAAAGAGGAGAAGGGCAAGGGGAGGGAgccggggagggaggtggagaaggaggacaagAAGACGAAGGAGGACCagccccccaggcccaggcctctCCACAGGACCTGCTCTCTGTTCCTCAGGAGCatcgctccctccatctccaaggCGGAGATTGTCTCT ctgtgCAGGAGGTACCCTGGGTTCCTGCGCGTGTGTCTGTCAGACCCCCACCCGGAACGCAG GTTCTACAGGCGTTGCTGGGTGACGTTCGATCGCAGCGTGAACATCAAGGAGGTCTGCTGGAACCTGCAGAACATCAGA ctgcgGGACTGTGAGCTGGCCCCCGGGGTGAACAGGGACCTGGCTCGCAGGATCCGCAACGTGAACGGCATCACGCAGCACAAGCAGGTGCTGCGCAACGACATCAAGCTGTCGGCCAAGCTGATCCACGCTCTGGACGAGCGGGGCCAGCTGTGGAGCCACCGCCCCCAGGGAGACTCCCCGGGACtggag CTGCCAGGCCAGAACCCCATCATGAAGAACATCACAGACTACCTGATAGAGGAGGTGagcgcggaggaggaggagctactGGGCAGCGTGGGCGGGGCCGACCCAGAGGAGGGCACCAGGGAGGGCAACCCTGCAGAGATCACCGTGGAGAGAGACGACAACCTGGTCACG GTGCTGGACCGGCTACTGTTCTACCTGCGTGTGGTACATTCCATCGACTACTACAACTCGTGCGAGTACCCGAGCGAGGATGAGATGCCCAACCGCTGTGGCCTGATGCACGTACGGGGGCCCATCCCTCCCAACAGGGTGACCCACGGAGAGG tgtccCAGTGGCAGAAGACGTTTGAGGAGAAGCTGCTTCCTCTGTTCAGTGTGAAGGAGACTCTGTCTGAGGACGAGGCTGGGAAGATGGGGCGGAAGGATCCGGAACAGGAGGTGGAGAAGTTTGTGTTGGCCAACACCCAGGAGCTGGGCAAGGACAAGTGGCTATGCCCTCTCAGCGGGAAGAAGTTTAAG GGACCAGAGTTTGTACGTAAGCACATCCTGAATAAACACGGGGACAAGAttgaggaggtgaagaaggaggtggagttCTTTAACAACTTCCTGCTGGATGCCAAGCGCCCGACCCTCCCTGAGATCAAGTCCAACATGCCTCCTGGACCAGGACaag ggctgctctcccctggcctgcccttccctccccagggaCACCAGGGCCTCATGGGGTTTGGCCAGCCTCGGCCTCCCATCATGGGCTACGGAG gtggGCCCCCATACCCACCCAACCCCTACGGAGGGGGGGGCGGCCGGGGTAACTATGACAACTTCcgtgggcagggggggggctaCCAGGGGAAGCCCCGTAACAACAG gatGAGCAGAGGAGATCCTCGCAACATCATTGAGTATCGTGACCTGGATGCTCCGGATGATGTGGAATTCTTCTAG
- the LOC136963527 gene encoding neuronal tyrosine-phosphorylated phosphoinositide-3-kinase adapter 1: MNLLYRKSRLDWRQKDQEGSKKSSSQKDSSSATVGKVRDLASFRRHFRMGFMTMPASQALSPHSCSSAMAPRSQSCHAVGAGAPGDAGLENGDYSDTQSQHGGRCPPTKPRRHPSTRLSSNSSDPRASHGPPEAPPPPPPSQSKHSDKKNAMKKSDSGDMSKKVPPLKPKRSPSTQLSFDPPHPRPGPPTTPLPFQGPEGQGALGDDEPVYIEMVGQVFTRDSQTPHPVTPAATTPDSDSDQSEAIYEEMKYSLPDTRDSHKRLPLKQEKLRPSKHHHHHSAASSSSASSPLPRPSSSSPSCSSKPKATVSISLSSPLPSSTSSTPVPQVLSSSPHPPRAPTPYLLQGGKPETETNSKIPAPFPNLLQHRPPLLAFPQPAAASSGVGVQHKTSTKLGTISIQSSSSLTAPAGSSSSTPSSNLPVLLSGSSTTSSNLPMPLSGSKDPSGGKEDKQADRRDISLGPAPGLRARSHSTPLPPSSKSTSPYSHHHHHPQHRPSHYHHYRKPERGDSPAPGKTGSQTSSQSCAQTQTQGSGKEGKSVSFLLKSDKEERERDRDRERGERNRDRDREKDRDRERDRERDRERDRERDRERDRERDRERDRDREGGSHSSQKENIPTTSCHSLQTSSAPTLTSSSHRPHSRPHLHRSHAPHTPHALPAYKPPSSDSPLLWTYPSGGFRRPPAYDSLRGGPQLPSLHPSGLSGGGDMASKSSTVPGPLQGKAGFVPWDSAGGLGFSDEGSHWPMQRKLSFSHGTREAEKNESRAWNGSADALLRLGQEEAGHHRGGGGHSGIPVRFSGGSARGHAQGLAGLEGSARGHAQGLAGLEGNVGFRDLPRGWLPLPCQTFPACRNGELGRLGRSSSTSGVRLAGGDVTRQSSLPGREAQSQTPAPCSPAPSRQQQLHLQFQHLAQLAQGHPPSTGGAIPSAAQTQRDGKLLEVIERKRCLCKEIKAHRRPDKSLCKQDSMPILPSWRRTPEPRKTGTPPCQRPQAVVWDTAI; the protein is encoded by the exons ATGAACCTGCTGTATCGCAAGAGCCGTCTGGATTGGCGCCAGAAAGACCAGGAGGGCAGCAagaagag CTCCAGCCAGAAGGACTCGTCGTCGGCCACCGTGGGGAAGGTCCGGGACTTGGCCTCCTTCCGACGTCACTTCCGCATGGGCTTCATGACCATGCCGGCCTCCCAGGCTCTGTCTCCTCACTCCTGCTCCTCCGCCATGGCCCCCCGCTCCCAGTCCTGCCACGCCGTGGGCGCGGGGGCCCCGGGGGACGCCGGCCTGGAGAACGGGGACTACTCGGACACCCAGTCGCAGCACGGGGGGCGCTGCCCCCCCACCAAGCCCAGACGACACCCAAGCACCCGGCTCAGCTCCAACTCCTCCGACCCCCGCGCCTCTCACGGGCCCCCCGAGgcgccccctccgcccccaccaTCGCAGTCCAAACACTCGGACAAGAAGAACG CCATGAAGAAGTCAGACTCAGGAGACATGAGCAAGAAGGTTCCTCCTCTGAAGCCAAAGCGGAGCCCCAGTACCCAGCTCTCCTTTGACCCCCCGCACCCCCGGCCCGGCCCCCCCACCAcgcccctccccttccaggGGCCCGAAGGCCAGGGTGCTCTGGGGGACGATGAGCCCGTTTACATAGAGATGGTGGGCCAGGTGTTCACCAGAGACAGCCAGACGCCTCACCCCGTCACCCCCGCCGCCACCACGCCCGACTCGGACTCGGACCAGAGCGAGGCCATCTACGAGGAGATGAAGTACTCTCTACCGGACACCAGGGACTCCCACAAACGCCTGCCGCTCAAACAGGAGAAGCTACGACCCtccaaacaccaccaccaccactctgccgcctcctcctctagcgcctcctctcccctcccccggccctcctcctcctccccgtcctgCTCCTCCAAACCTAAAGCAAcagtctccatctccctctcctcgcccctcccctcctccacctcctccacccctgtcccccaggtcctgtcctccagcccccaccccccgcggGCCCCCACCCCCTACCTGCTCCAGGGGGGCAAACCAGAGACAGAGACCAACAGTAAAATCCCAGCCCCCTTCCCCAACCTCCTCCAGCACCGGCCCCCCCTGCTAGCCTTCCCCCAGCCAGCTGCCGCCTCCAGTGGGGTGGGGGTCCAGCACAAGACCTCCACCAAGCTGGGGACCATCAGCATCCAGTCCTCCTCAAGCCTCACGGCTCCAGCCggctcctcatcctccaccccctcctccaacctCCCGGTGCTCCTGTCaggctcctccaccacctcctccaaccTCCCCATGCCCCTGTCCGGGTCTAAAGACCCctcaggggggaaggaggacaaGCAGGCCGACCGTAGAGACATCTCGCTGGGGCCTGCGCCCGGCCTGAGGGCACGGAGCCACTCCACCccgctgcctccctcctccaagtccacctccccctactcccaccaccaccaccacccccagcaccgGCCCTCCCACTACCACCACTACCGCAAACCAGAACGAGGGGACTCCCCTGCCCCTGGCAAGACCGGCTCCCAGACCTCCAGCCAGTCCTGCGCCCAGACACAGACCCAGGGCTCGGGAAAGGAGGGCAAGTCTGTCAGCTTCCTCTTGAAGTCggacaaggaggagagggagagggatagagaccgagaaagaggagagagaaacagagacagagacagggagaaagacagagacagagagagagacagagagagagacagagagagagacagagagagagacagagagagagacagagagagagacagagagagagatcgagatagagaaggagggagtcaCTCCTCTCAAAAAGAGAACATCCCCACAACCAGCTGTCACTCCTTACAGACCAGCTCCGCCCcaaccctcacctcctcctcccatcgccCTCACTCTCGCCCCCACCTCCATCGCTCCCacgccccccacaccccccacgcCCTCCCCGCCTACAAGCCCCCCTCCTCGGACAGCCCCCTACTGTGGACCTACCCCTCTGGGGGCTTCCGCCGGCCCCCGGCCTACGACAGTCTGCGAGGGGGGCCCCAGCTGCCCTCGCTGCACCCCTCAGGGCTCTCCGGCGGGGGCGACATGGCCTCCAAGAGTAGCACGGTTCCGGGTCCCCTCCAGGGAAAGGCTGGATTCGTGCCCTGGGACAGCGCTGGGGGCCTGGGCTTCTCAGACGAGGGCTCCCACTGGCCCATGCAGAGGAAGCTGTCGTTCAGTCATGGaaccagagaggcagaga AGAACGAGAGCCGGGCGTGGAACGGCAGCGCAGATGCCCTGCTGCGCCTGGGCCAGGAGGAGGCGGGAcaccacagaggaggaggaggacactcCGGGATTCCCGTGCGTTTCAGCGGCGGCAGTGCCAGAGGCCACGCCCAGGGGCTGGCAGGATTGGAGGGCAGTGCCAGAGGCCACGCCCAGGGGCTGGCGGGGTTAGAGGGCAACGTAGGCTTCAGGGACCTGCCCAGAGGATGGCTGCCTCTGCCCTGCCAGACCTTCCCCGCTTGCCGGAATGGAG agctGGGCAGACTGGGCCGCTCGTCCTCCACGTCGGGAGTGAGACTAGCCGGAGGAGACGTGACCCGGCAGAGCAGCCTTCCTGGCCGAGAGGCTCAGAGTCAG ACCCCGGCACCCTGCAGCCCCGCCCCGTCCAGACAGCAGCAGCTACACCTGCAGTTCCAGCACCTGGCCCAGCTGGCGCAGggacaccctccctccactgggGGTGCCATCCCGTCGGCCGCCCAGACGCAGCGGGACGGGAAGCTCCTGGAGGTGATCGAGCGCAAGCGCTGCCTGTGCAAGGAGATCAAGGCCCACAGGCGCCCGGACAAGAGCCTGTGCAAGCAGGACAGCATGCCCATCCTTCCCAGCTGGAGACGAACACCAGAGCCTCGCAAGACTGGCACCCCGCCCTGCCAGAGGCCGCAAGCGGTGGTGTGGgacactgccatctag
- the mogat3b gene encoding 2-acylglycerol O-acyltransferase 3b, producing the protein MKQKTRWEDFLECISLYQWVVSFLFLGLSCIILTVYLMFTSLWPVTVLNLIWLVFDWNTPERGGRRKLCVRQWKVWTHFKNYFPVKLVKTADLKPSRNYVVGCHPHGIMSCGGFVCFSTESCGFQELFPGIRSTLVVLAGLFRIPLLREYLMTAGILPVSKPSLEYLLSKNGTGNAVVIIIGGAAESLSAIPGVNTVVMRRRKGFVRVALEFGADLVPVYSFGENELFRQVEFEDGSIRRKLQDLFKRIMGFAPCLFLGQRWVVLPYRYPVTTVVGAPISVPKRPKPTEKEVDHYHGLYMEALTKLFHKHKVSCGLSDSHELRLI; encoded by the exons ATGAAGCAGAAGACGAGATGGGAGGACTTTCTAGAGTGCATCAGTTTGTACCAGTGGGTGGTGTCCTTCCTCTTCCTAG GCTTGTCTTGTATTATTTTGACGGTGTACCTCATGTTTACCTCCCTGTGGCCTGTGACTGTTCTCAACTTGATCTGGCTGGTGTTCGACTGGAACACTCCAGAGAGAG GGGGCAGAAGAAAGCTGTGTGTGCGGCAGTGGAAAGTGTGGACTCACTTCAAGAACTACTTTCCAGTAAAG CTGGTGAAGACGGCCGACCTGAAACCGAGCAGGAACTACGTGGTGGGCTGTCACCCTCATGGCATCATGTCTTGTGGAGGCTTCGTGTGTTTCAGCACCGAGAGCTGTGGCTTCCAGGAGCTGTTCCCCGGGATCCGCTCCACCCTCGTCGTCCTGGCAGGCCTCTTCAGGATACCCCTCTTGAGGGAGTACCTCATGACCGCAG GGATCCTTCCGGTGAGCAAGCCCAGCCTTGAGTACCTGCTGTCTAAGAACGGGACAGGAAACGCGGTGGTGATCATTATAGGGGGCGCTGCAGAGTCCCTGTCTGCCATCCCGGGGGTCAACACTGTCGTCATGCGGCGGAGGAAGGGCTTCGTCAGGGTGGCGCTGGAGTTTGG GGCCGACCTGGTCCCAGTCTACTCGTTTGGGGAGAACGAGCTGTTCCGGCAGGTGGAGTTTGAGGACGGCAGCATCAGGCGCAAGTTGCAGGACCTCTTCAAGAGGATCATGGGCTTCGCTCCCTGCCTGTTCCTGGGCCAGCGCTGGGTCGTCCTTCCTTATCGCTACCCCGTCACCACAGTCG tgggaGCTCCCATCTCCGTGCCGAAGCGTCCAAAACCcacagagaaggaggtggaCCACTATCACGGCCTCTACATGGAGGCTCTGACCAAGCTGTTCCACAAACACAAGGTCAGCTGCGGCCTCTCAGACAGCCACGAGCTGAGGCTAATCTAG
- the znhit1 gene encoding zinc finger HIT domain-containing protein 1 encodes MVDKKISVRSQDPNQRRVLDCATRQRRLVRQLEALEKDNFQDDPHASLPQQLAKRLPQFDDSNESGKKRKKTRGDHFKLRFRKNFQALLEEEDLSGTEGPNYLTACAESSKLPQRNFCTVCGFPSHYKCVSCGARYCCVRCLGTHHETRCLKWTV; translated from the exons ATGGTGGATAAGAAAATATCAG TGCGTTCTCAAGATCCAAACCAGAGGCGCGTTCTGGACTGCGCCACGCGTCAGCGTCGCTTGGTCAGACAGTTAGAAGCTCTCGAAAAAGACAACTTTCAAGATGACCCTCACGCCAGCTTACCACAGCAACTAGCTAAGAGACTACCACAGTTTGATGACAGCAATGAATCTG gcaagaagagaaaaaagacaCGGGGAGATCATTTTAAACTTAGATTTCGAAAGAATTTCCAAGctttgctggaggaggag GACCTGAGCGGTACAGAAGGACCGAACTACCTGACGGCATGCGCGGAGTCGTCAAAACTGCCCCAGCGCAACTTCTGCACGGTGTGCGGTTTCCCGTCCCACTACAAGTGCGTGTCCTGCGGGGCGCGCTACTGCTGTGTCCGTTGCTTGGGAACACATCACGAGACCAG ATGTCTCAAGTGGACTGTGTGA